A single Actinomadura algeriensis DNA region contains:
- a CDS encoding glycoside hydrolase family 25 protein, whose amino-acid sequence MIFGVDVASYQGKPDWKDVHRDGVRFAFSKVTESTDYTNPTWKHNLDGMVDLGDGFLPGAYHFMHGGKGGDQARYFLDKAGDVSHLAVALDVEASGADAETARAWVDEFKERTDGHPVIGYYPRWYWKKTGRPDLGFFDAVWQSHYVSGSGKPESLYQKVKDSHWKKFGGERVSILQFSSSGKVTGISGHCDVNAYRGELAELKSLALGQK is encoded by the coding sequence TTGATCTTCGGAGTCGATGTCGCGAGTTACCAGGGAAAGCCCGACTGGAAGGACGTCCACCGCGACGGCGTCCGGTTCGCCTTCTCCAAGGTGACCGAATCGACCGACTACACGAACCCGACATGGAAGCACAACCTCGACGGAATGGTCGACCTCGGCGACGGGTTCCTGCCGGGCGCGTACCACTTCATGCACGGCGGGAAGGGCGGCGACCAGGCCCGCTACTTCCTCGACAAGGCCGGCGACGTCTCCCATCTCGCCGTCGCGCTGGACGTGGAGGCGTCCGGCGCGGACGCGGAGACCGCCCGCGCCTGGGTCGACGAGTTCAAGGAGCGCACGGACGGCCACCCGGTCATCGGGTACTACCCCCGCTGGTACTGGAAGAAGACCGGACGCCCGGACCTCGGCTTCTTCGACGCCGTCTGGCAGTCCCACTACGTGTCCGGGTCGGGGAAACCGGAGTCGCTCTACCAGAAGGTCAAGGACTCCCACTGGAAGAAGTTCGGCGGAGAACGGGTCTCGATCCTGCAGTTCTCCTCCAGCGGCAAGGTCACGGGCATCTCGGGCCACTGCGACGTCAACGCCTACCGGGGCGAGCTCGCCGAGCTGAAGTCGCTGGCGCTCGGCCAGAAGTAG
- a CDS encoding VOC family protein, with amino-acid sequence MTSFESVTIEVADTAAATAFYTALGLGAHIDVRASEEPTTGFRGFALSLVAAQPGDVDALIGAALDAGATTLKPATKSFWGYGGVIQAPDGTICKVASSKKKDSAPAARKFDQVALLLGVADVKASKRFYVDRGLPAGKSYGGKYAEFDTPSSTVTLALYPRRALAKDIGVDQDGTGSHRLVLVGGGEPFTDPDGFAWEAAPARSRA; translated from the coding sequence ATGACCTCCTTCGAATCCGTCACGATCGAAGTCGCCGACACCGCCGCCGCGACCGCCTTCTACACGGCCCTCGGCCTGGGCGCCCACATCGACGTCCGCGCCTCCGAGGAGCCGACGACGGGCTTCCGCGGGTTCGCGCTGTCGCTCGTCGCGGCCCAGCCGGGCGACGTCGACGCCCTCATCGGCGCCGCCCTCGACGCGGGCGCCACGACGCTGAAGCCCGCCACGAAGTCGTTCTGGGGCTACGGCGGCGTGATCCAGGCCCCGGACGGGACGATCTGCAAGGTCGCGTCCTCGAAGAAGAAGGACTCCGCGCCCGCCGCCCGGAAGTTCGACCAGGTCGCGCTGCTGCTGGGAGTCGCGGACGTCAAGGCCAGCAAGCGGTTCTACGTCGACCGGGGCCTCCCCGCCGGGAAGAGCTACGGCGGCAAGTACGCCGAGTTCGACACCCCGTCGTCGACCGTCACGCTCGCCCTCTACCCGCGCCGCGCCCTCGCCAAGGACATCGGCGTCGACCAGGACGGCACCGGCTCGCACCGCCTCGTCCTGGTCGGCGGCGGCGAGCCCTTCACCGACCCGGACGGCTTCGCCTGGGAGGCCGCGCCCGCCCGAAGCCGCGCCTGA
- a CDS encoding MerR family transcriptional regulator: MKSSEAMTIGELAERFGVGTHVLRYWEDKGLLEPARRTGGQRSYGPEDLGRVALILMGKEAGFTLGDLRTLLTAASPMDHRDLLQRHVEELERRMARARAAKELIEHALACPYSFAECEHARERIAARIPAPRRAADGA; encoded by the coding sequence ATGAAGTCAAGCGAGGCGATGACGATCGGTGAGCTGGCGGAACGGTTCGGGGTCGGCACGCACGTGCTCCGGTACTGGGAGGACAAGGGGCTCCTGGAACCCGCGCGCCGGACCGGCGGGCAGCGCTCCTACGGGCCGGAGGACCTGGGGCGGGTGGCGCTGATCCTCATGGGCAAGGAGGCCGGCTTCACGCTGGGGGACCTGCGCACCCTGCTGACCGCCGCGAGCCCGATGGACCATCGCGACCTGCTGCAGCGCCACGTCGAGGAACTGGAGCGGCGCATGGCGCGGGCGCGGGCGGCCAAGGAGCTGATCGAGCACGCGCTGGCCTGCCCGTACAGCTTCGCCGAGTGCGAGCACGCGCGGGAGCGGATCGCCGCCCGGATCCCCGCGCCCCGGCGGGCGGCGGACGGTGCCTGA
- a CDS encoding MIP/aquaporin family protein — protein MVVRKYAAELVGTLLLVYFAVGVATLSFGFDLAGTSPAAGVVATALAFGLVLLVLVYAIGPVSGCHVNPAVTLGVLLTGRMSPVEAVGYWVAQFAGGVLGALLLWATFVGSPDYERSVTGLGADGWGDASLIHIGMGGAFLAEIVLTALFVFAVLAMTSPAAIPAVSGVAIGLALTTVHLIGIPITGTSVNPARSLGPALVAGGSALSQVWLFIVAPLIGGAIAAAAHGRLQRPTKETPLPPPDSDR, from the coding sequence ATGGTGGTGCGGAAATACGCGGCCGAGCTGGTGGGAACGCTGCTCCTCGTCTACTTCGCGGTGGGCGTGGCGACCCTGTCGTTCGGATTCGACCTCGCCGGGACGAGCCCCGCCGCGGGCGTCGTCGCGACGGCGCTGGCGTTCGGGCTCGTCCTGCTCGTACTGGTGTACGCGATCGGCCCCGTCTCCGGCTGCCACGTCAACCCGGCCGTCACCCTCGGCGTACTCCTCACCGGCCGGATGTCCCCGGTCGAGGCCGTCGGCTACTGGGTCGCCCAGTTCGCGGGGGGCGTCCTCGGCGCGCTGCTGCTGTGGGCCACGTTCGTCGGCTCGCCGGACTACGAACGGTCGGTGACCGGGCTCGGCGCGGACGGCTGGGGCGACGCGAGCCTCATCCACATCGGCATGGGCGGCGCGTTCCTCGCCGAGATCGTGCTGACCGCGCTGTTCGTGTTCGCCGTGCTCGCCATGACGAGCCCGGCCGCGATCCCGGCGGTCAGCGGCGTCGCGATCGGCCTGGCGCTGACGACCGTCCACCTCATCGGCATCCCGATCACCGGCACGTCCGTCAACCCCGCCCGCAGCCTCGGCCCCGCCCTCGTCGCGGGCGGCTCGGCCCTGTCGCAGGTGTGGCTGTTCATCGTCGCCCCGCTCATCGGCGGCGCGATCGCCGCCGCCGCGCACGGCCGGCTCCAGCGCCCCACCAAGGAGACCCCGCTACCACCTCCCGACTCCGACCGGTAG
- a CDS encoding iron chaperone: MSDYQGFTADERAAMKEHAKEQKKAARRASREEKAAEAVRDVLAKIAEMRNADRVMAERVHAVITANAPSLAPKLWYGMPAYALDGKVVCFFQSAEKFKARYATLGFNDPAKLDDGAMWASAFALTEVTPEVEGRIAALAKQAVN; the protein is encoded by the coding sequence ATGAGCGACTACCAGGGGTTCACGGCCGACGAGCGGGCCGCGATGAAGGAGCACGCCAAGGAGCAGAAGAAGGCCGCGCGCCGCGCCTCGCGCGAGGAGAAGGCGGCCGAGGCCGTCCGCGACGTCCTCGCGAAGATCGCCGAGATGCGGAACGCCGACCGGGTCATGGCCGAGCGCGTCCACGCGGTGATCACCGCGAACGCCCCGTCCCTCGCGCCGAAGCTCTGGTACGGGATGCCCGCCTACGCGCTGGACGGCAAGGTCGTCTGCTTCTTCCAGAGCGCGGAGAAGTTCAAGGCCCGCTACGCCACGCTCGGGTTCAACGACCCGGCGAAGCTGGACGACGGCGCGATGTGGGCGTCCGCATTCGCCCTGACCGAGGTGACGCCCGAGGTGGAGGGGCGGATCGCCGCACTCGCGAAGCAGGCGGTGAACTGA
- a CDS encoding VOC family protein: MSGTPTFGIKTVLHPVSDLAKAKAVYAALLGTAPQTDSPYYVGFDTEGQHIGLVPGGGPQGMTSPVAYWHVPDLEAKLAELTAAGATVKEPANDVGGGRLVATVIDADGNVLGLIQDR; the protein is encoded by the coding sequence ATGAGCGGCACACCCACCTTCGGGATCAAGACCGTGCTGCACCCCGTGAGCGACCTGGCGAAGGCCAAGGCCGTCTACGCCGCCCTGCTCGGCACGGCCCCGCAGACCGACTCGCCCTACTACGTCGGCTTCGACACCGAGGGCCAGCACATCGGGCTGGTGCCGGGCGGCGGGCCCCAGGGCATGACCTCGCCGGTCGCCTACTGGCACGTCCCGGACCTCGAGGCGAAGCTCGCCGAGCTGACCGCCGCCGGCGCCACCGTCAAGGAGCCGGCGAACGACGTCGGCGGCGGTCGCCTCGTCGCCACCGTCATCGACGCCGACGGCAACGTCCTCGGCCTCATCCAGGACCGCTGA